In the genome of Hyphomicrobium sp. ghe19, the window GCCGGAACAGCGGAAGCATCCCGAGACACGCTATTTCTTCTCGCGACAACGGCCCATAGGGGCTTGCCGCTAGAAGAGATGGAGACCTGCAATGACTACTCTTGTTGTGATCCCCCGGAATGCTTTCCGCGCTGTTCTCGCGCCGGCCCTCGCTCTCGCCAGCGTCACGCTGATGGCGGGCACGGCCTCGGCCGTCAGCCTGCGCGTACAAATGGCGTGCGCCAGCGATTATTACGCGCATTGCAGCGCTTACAGTCCGAACAGCCCGCAGGTCAGATCGTGCATGCGCGCGGTCGGCGTTGGTCTCTCGAAGGGCTGTGTCGATGCATTGGTTGCGGCTGGCGAAGTTTCGGTTGCAGAAGTTTCGCGGCGGCGCGGCGGATCGAAGACTGCGGCGAAGTAAGTCTTTCGCAAAATTTGCTCATCCGGTCGCGTTCGCGGCTGAGATATTGGATATCCTAAATCAAATCTTAACCATAAAGGCGAAAACGTTGAGCGGTGTTTAGTTGGCTTTGTGGGAAGTCATGCCGCCGCTTGATCTTTGGTCTGAACCGGCTTCCGATTTGCGTCTCGCCCAGGGCTTCCAAGTGCGGTTGCCACGTTCTGGCGTTCATACGCGCAGCAAATCCAAGCTCGTTCAGGTTGCCATCGAGGACTTGCGTCCGACGCAAATGGCGGTGGGAATGCGGGCCGTTGCGGCCAAGCGAGAAAAAGTCGAACGGCGCGCGAGAAGCCGACGGAAGCTCAAATGTTTTCTCGAGGAGCGTCCGATACCTGCCGTGCTCGGCCCCGGCGAAGATTTTTTCATCATCGATCATCATCACTTGAGCCTGGCGCTTTTGAAGAGCGACGTGGAAGAGGCATGGATCGATGTGGTCGCCGATCTCTCGCATCTGCCGCGCAAGCGCTTCCTGCGGCAGATGACAACGCTCGGGCTGTTGCACCCTTACGATGCGCACGGGCAACCGGTGTGCCCGTCAAAACTTCCCGAGACGTTGAAGGAATTGCGCGCCGATCCCTATCGCGACCTCGCTTGGTCCGTTCGCAAAGCCGGCGGCTTTGCAAAATCGGGCAAGCCCTTTGAGGAATTTCGATGGGCCGATTTTTTCCGGGCGCGCATTCCGAGGGTGACCGTGCGCCGTGATTTCGAGTACGCGCATAGACACGCCATGCGCCTCTCTGCCTCTCGTGAGGCCGTGCGGATGCCCGGATATATTGGGCGGTAAGCTCGCCTAGTGCCGCTGCTGACCGTTGAAGGTGAACTCGAACTCGTCGTGCATATTCTGCGCGGCCTGGCGCCAATCGGCTCCGGTCTGACCATTCAACGCGGCCTCGATTTCGGCGCGTGCTTGATGGCCTGGTTCCTGCTGCTGATAGCCCTGCTGATCAATCGCGGTAACCGGCTGGATCGGCGTGCGTACAGGAAGAGCGCAAAGCCGCGAAGCAAGATCCTGCAGTTCTCCGAGAATGGCTTCGCGGCGTAGTTCGTGCTGGATCGCGACGTTGCGAACGTCACGCAGCAACTGCTCGTCGACGCGGCGGATCGCGTCGGACAACGTCATCACGAAATCCTGTTCGGTGCGCGCATTATCCGCAAGGCGCATCAGCATTTCTTCGACGTTTTTGGATAGTGCGGCCATGGTTATCTCCTCGCGGCTTAGAGGTCCGATACCGTGCGATTCTCATGGCCAAAAAGTGATGACGTTATGCTCGGAATGCGAGCTAAGTGGTGCGCAAGGCTCAGCAATTTCCTGAGCGCAAAATATCAGCCGACTGATGATTATCGGGGGGAGTTATGCGCGCTGCATGTCGAATTGCAGCGCGCCGTTGTTCTGGTCGGCTCGGACTTATGGCTTGAAGATCGTCAAGCCGGCGACCCCAGCGGAAAGGTTCAGGCCAGTCTGTCCCTCGACGCTCACAGGCTGGAGGATGATGGACTGGCTCGAGCCACCGACGAGTGCGTTGGCGCTGGCGCCGATGCCGACTGCGGCGCCCGCGGTGACGCCGCCGTAACTTCCTTCGAGAGCTTCGCTCGGGATATCCGTCGTCGGTCCGAGAACCGTCCAGACGAGGGTGCTATCGCCTTTGACGCCAATGTCGATCCCGACTTTGGTGATCGTTGCGGCGTAACGATAGGTGCGCCCGCTGATCGGCGTTTCGAAATTGCACCGCAGGTTTTGCTTCGAGCCGAAAATGAGCCCGACGCCACCCTTGCCGTAGCAGGTCAAAGTGCCGACCGCGATTTTCGGCGCGGCGATGGATGGCGAAAGCGGCGTTGCGGCCATCGCGGCGAATGCTGCGCATCCGGCAAGAACGCGTGCAATTGGGGGTGATGAAATCATGGTCTTTTCTCCCGACATCGACTGTCGCGCGCGGGCATGTCCGGGCGCGTGCACATAAGGACAAAAACTCTGCACATGCGTGACGTTCAGGCCCCCTGCAGTCGCGGAGGTCTAAAGTCCCAAAGCGACGGTTCGGTGGCAGTTCGCGCGGTTACAGTCACGCGCGGGTGAAGGATATGGTGAACGGCTGTCCTGGGGTACGTCTTGAGCCGCGTTCAGTGCGCCCTCTCAGTGCTCCGAATACCGGTCTTTGAGTTCTTTGGTCCGCTGGACGGTCTTTTGTGTCATGCATCCGAGGATTGCCGCCGTCGCGCCGGTGCCGCCTGACCACTCCTGGGCCACGAGGTCTTTGCAGTCGGCATCGCGATATGCGACCCAGGCGCGTTGAGCGTTGCGCATCGCTTTCTCGAAGCTCGCCGTGTCGTAGGGCTTTTCGTCGTCGCCGCGCGTTCGGATGTAATCAACCGCATTTGCGTAGGCGGCGTTGAGAGCTTTATCGGCTGCTTGATAGTCTTTGTCGGCGCAGAAGTTCAATTCCACCGTCGTTCCAGCGTCGGCGCAATTGATTTCGGCGACGGCGGGTCTGGTGAGCCATAGGCTTGCGAGGCCGAGAGAGAGGAGAAGGCAAGGGATGTGTGCGGCACGGCGGGGCATCGTTCTGAACTCCAAGTGGCGCTGAGTATAGTGTGTGCAAATTTGTACGCGGCGCGCGTCCACGCCGATAGGCTTTTATCCGGAACAATTCAGCATTGGGACGGAAACCCAATTTGCTTCATGATTGCGTCAGCTCTCCGCCTTCATAGACCGGTCATGAATTTGAGAGGACATGATCCGTGATGCCCTTCACGGCCTATAGCTACCGCGATGATCCGGCGGTTCCGAACTTTGACGACAGCCGGCCGTTGATCATTTTCGATGGTCTTTGCGTTCTCTGTTCGAGCGGCGTGCAGTGGATGCTCGATCGCGATCCGGGCGGCCAAAGCCAATTCGCGGTGATCCAGGACGCGCTGCCGGCCGCTCTTTACCGCCATTACAACCTCGACGCGGAGGCATTCGATACCTTCATGGTGTTGAGCCAGGGGCGGCCTTACACGAAATGGGCGGGCGTGTTGGCTGCAGCGCAGACGCTGCCTCAACCCTGGCGTGGATTGGGGTTCGCGGGCCAGATTATTCCCAGTGCCATCGGCGACCCGATTTACGATTGGGTTCAGCGGAACCGGCTCAGGTGGTTCGGCAGTCGTGATACATGCAGGCGTCCGAGTGTCGCCGAGAAGTTGCGATTTCTGGTTACATAGATTGCTCGACATGGATCGCTGCCGGTTGCGGCAGGTGATCGTTACCGCCATGATCGGCAAAGCAGAGGAGACGCTCGATGAGTTGGCTCAAGGATAACGATCCCATTCCGGGCGATTGCAGGTCTTGCGACGCGATCGAGCAAGTCATCGTGCCACGCGCTCGCGATCTTGGCGGATTCGAAGTGCGGCGCGCGCTGCCGTCGGCGCAGCGACAAATGATCGGGCCGTTCATTTTTTTCGATCAGATGGGCCCGGCGCAATTTCTATCCGGGCAAGGGATCGACGTCAGACCCCACCCCCACATCGGGCTTGCGACCGTCACCTATCTTTTCGAAGGCGAGATGATGCATCGGGACAGCCTCGGGTCGTCGCTTGCGATCCGTCCTGGCGAAGTCAACCTGATGACTGCGGGGCGCGGCATCGTGCATTCCGAGCGAACGGCTCCCGACACGCGAATGTCCGGTCAGGATATGTTTGGAATTCAAGCATGGATGGCTCTTCCGAAATCTCACGAGGAGAGCGCTCCGGCCTTTGCGCATCATGACGTGAGCGCGCTGCCGAGGCTCGAAGGCGAGGGGAAGCGCGTTCGGCTCATCGTCGGCAGTCTTTATGGTGAGACGTCGCCCGCCGCATTTCCGCATGACTGCTTTTATGCAGAGGCCGTTCTGGCGCCGGGGGCTATTCTGCCGCTCGATCCGGATTACGACGAACGTGCCGTCTATCTCGCGTCGGGGCGCGTCGATATCGGCGGCCAGACATTCGAGGGAGGTCAGCTCCTCGTATTCAAGCCCGGCGATCGCATTTCAATTCTCGCGGAAACGAATGCGCGGCTGATGCTGCTCGGTGGTGAGCCGATGGATGGACCGCGGCATATCTGGTGGAATTTCGTTTCAAGCTCGCAAGAGCGCATCGACAGCGCCAAAGAGGATTGGCGGCAGGGCCGCTTTGCAATCGTTCCAGGCGATGAAACGGAATTTATTCCGCTCCCCGAAAATCGCTAATCCCTGATTTCGCCGTAATTCATTCCAATTCGCCACCGGAGATTGCGTGCGCCGTACAGCTGCCGTTCAGTCTTCGACTCCTAAAGTTCAAAAGCCGGAACCAGAAATCGCAATTGCGAATTACTGGGAGGCAATAGCTTGGGAGACCGAAATGCGAAATCTACTTTTGGCAGTGGCGCTGGGACTCGGGATCGGCTTTGCCGCGACCGGAGCTCAAGCCGCTGCAATCGGCGGCGGCAGTCTTGCGGCCGTTGAATCGGCTGCGAAGAGCGGCAACAGTGTCGTAGAGAAGACGCACTATCGTCGTTGGCGCCATCGCCACAACCACTATTATGGGCGGCGCTATTATCGTCCGTATTACGGATATGGGTACTATCGCCCCTATTATCGCCATCACCGTTACTGGCGCCACCACCACCGCAATCGCTGGTAATTCGTTCGGCCGTTCGGGCTGACCGGAAATCGTTATAGGGGACGGGCTTAGCCCCGTCCTCTGTAAGGCTGCACGCCTTGATCCGGCAGCCATACGTCTTTCGGGGGCGTTCCCGTCTGCCAGAAGACGTCAATCGGTATGCCGCCGCGCGGGTACCAGTAGCCGCCGATCCTCAGGAACTTCGGTTCGATGAGGTTCGCAATGCGTTTGCCGATCGCAACGGTGCAGTCTTCATGGAAGGCGCCGTGATTGCGGAACGACGCGAGATAGAGTTTCAGCGATTTGCTTTCGAGCAGCCACGCGCCCGGCACATAGTCGATGACGAGATGTGCAAAGTCGGGCTGGCCCGTTACCGGACAGAGTGACGTGAATTCGGGAGCGGTGAAGCGCGCTAAGTAATTCGTATCAACGTGGGGATTGGCGACGCGATCGAGCTGAGCCGTCTCTGGACTATCCGGTATCCCGACTTGCTTGCCGAGCTGAGTTGCGCCCGGCTTTTCCGCTGCCATTGTCGGTTACTCCGCAGCCAAACGTGCTTCGGGCGAAGGTCCGCGATATATACAACCTTCGCTGCAGCTATCCCGATGGACTTCGACTTGGCAAAGGCCGGGGATGCGGTTCGAAAGCCGGTTCCAGATCCACACGGCGATGCGTTCGAGGGTCGGCGCGGCCAGACCGTCGATATCGTTCAACATGCGATGATCGAGTGCGTCTTCCGTTTCGCGGAGTGCTGCGGACAATTCGTCGAAATGGAAGATGTAGCCGGTCGCGGGGCCGGGTTCGCCTTCGACGACGATGCGCGCGCGAAACGAGTGTCCGTGCACGCGTGCATTCGGCGTGCCGGGTGCAGCCGACGGCAGGAAGTGGGCCGCCTCGAACCTGAATTCCTTGTAGATTTGCATGGCCGCTCCTTACGGGATTTCGCCCCGAGGCGCCACCCCCGCCGGGGGGCTCAAACCGCGCCAAACCGGCGCGGAAGGCCCATTCGTTAAGGGATTCCGAGAATTTTATGGGTTTGGACGGACAGACGCCATGCCGGATTGGCTTTGCAGTAAGCGATGGCCGCAAGCGTGTTGGCGTGTTGGTCGGGCCCGTCCATCGGCTGGAGAAAGCGTTCCTCGAAGTCGAGTTCGAGATACCGGGCCGGGTCGCCGCCTTCTTGCGGGAAGACGAGCTTCAACTCGTGGCCGTGGCGCTGCTTCAGGTCGGAGCCAACTTTTGGCGAGACGCAGATCCAATCGATCGTTTCAAGGACCGGAAGGGTGCCGTTGGTTTCGATGGCGATCCTGAATCCCTGCGCGTGGAGCGCGTCGACCAGCTGCTGGTCGACCTGCAGCATCGGTTCTCCGCCGGTCAGAACCACGAGTATCGAATGGTTTGACTGAGGCGCCGCTCGCCGGCAGGCGTCCGCGAGGGCGGCTGCCGTCTCGAAGCGTCCGCCGCCTTCTCCGTCCATGCCGACGAAATCCGTATCGCAGAACTGGCAGACGGCCTTGGCGCGGTCCTGCTCGCGCCCGGTCCACAGGTTGCAACCCGCAAATCGGCAGAACACGGCGGGCGTGCCGGCGTTCGCGCCTTCGCCTTGCAGCGTGTAGAAAATCTCCTTGATCGCATACATGCTGGGATACCTACGAAGCGCCGCGTGCAAGTCAAGTCCGGCCGGGGCAGATGGTGACCGAACCGCGATCCTGTCGCTGTTTCGGCTCGGTCGCGCCGGAACGCTGCTGTCCCGCGGGTGACGACGGGGTGCGGCGGCCGAAGGGCGATTGACGGACACCAAAGGCAAGCTCATCGCGCACGCGACGACGACGTGCCTGATCTACCCGTTCTGAGATCTTCCCGCTCTAAGACAATTCGCGATTTGCGCGCGTCCGCCATTCGGTCCAGCCTTTGGCGCGAAGATCGCAAGCCGGGCACGCCCCGCAGCCATAGCCCCACTCATGACGGTTCGTGCGGTCGCCCAAGTAGCAGGTGTGGGTGTCTTCAAGGATGATCTGGATCAGGTCGTCGCCACCGAGCTTCGAAGCCAGTTCCCAAGTTCCGGCCTTGTCGATGAACATCAGCGGGGTTTCGATGGCGACGGGTGTCGCCAGTCCTAACGACAAGGACTGTGCCATCGCCTGTATCGTATCATTGCGGCAATCGGGATAGCCGGAGAAGTCCGTCTCGCACATGCCGCCGACGAGTGTGGCGATACCGCGCCGGTATCCGAGTGCGGCGGCGTAGGTCAGGAATAGTAGGTTGCGCCCCGGCACGAACGTCGTCGGCAATCCGGTGGCCGCAAACGTAATTTCCGTCTCGCGGGTGAGCGCGGTATCGCTGATGCTTTGGAGGGCGGGCAACTCGAGGACCGTATCGCCGCCGAGCCGCCGTCCGGCGGCACCGAGGTGCGCGAGCTTCGAGCGTATGATGTCGCGCTGCTCGAGTTCGACGCTGTGGCGCTGGCCGTAGCTGAATCCGACGGTTTCGACGCGATCATACCGATCAAGCGCCCAGGCCAGGCATACAGTCGAGTCCTGGCCACCCGAAAAAAGAACAAGAGCAGAAGTTTCCGGCACGGGGTGACTAAACTTTCTCAGAAGGGCTGTGGATGGCGCCGAGTTGGGATGAAAACCCTCCGGGACCGCTTATTTAGCGCAACCCGGGCATCTCGGGTGTGTTTCTCTTTTATCGTCGAACACGTTATCTCAGTCGATCTCGCTGACAGTTCTCGACAGTCACCTGGCCCATAGGGTAGTCGCAGACCGCCCAGCGGGACTTTGCTGCACCGACATTAGGGTTTAATAACCGGGCGCGAAACTCCCGAAAACGCCCCTTCCCGACACAAGATCCAACACCAGGAACGCACATGACCGCTATCGTCGACATCATCGGCCGCGAAATCCTCGACAGCAGAGGCAATCCGACGGTCGAAGTAGATGTGCTTCTCGAAGACGGATCAGAGGGACGCGCGGCCGTACCGTCGGGTGCGTCGACCGGGGCTCATGAAGCGATCGAGCTCAGGGACGGGGACAACGGGCGCTACCAGGGCAAGGGCGTCTGGAAAGCAGTCGATGCCGTCAATGGCGAGATCTTCGATGCGCTTTCGGGCATGGATGCCGAAGAGCAGCGTGGGATCGACGCGGCGTTGCTTCAGCTCGATGGAACGGACAACAAGAGCCGCCTTGGCGCCAATGCCATTCTCGGCGTCTCACTTGCCGTCGCGAAGGCAGCCGCGCGTTCGAACGATCTTCCACTCTATCGCTATATCGGCGGCGTCAACGCGCACATTCTTCCCGTGCCGATGATGAACATCATCAACGGCGGAGCTCACGCCGACAATCCGATCGACATTCAAGAATTCATGATCATGCCCGTTGCGGCCGAGTCATGCGCGGACGCCATCCGCATTGGCGCTGAAATCTTCCACACCTTGAAGAAGAACCTCAAGGACGCTGGCCATAATACTTCGGTCGGAGACGAGGGTGGCTTCGCACCGAACCTGAAGAGCGCCGACGAAGCTCTCACCTTCATCATGAAATCGATCGAGAAGGCCGGTTACAAGCCGGGCGACGACGTGATGCTGGCGCTCGATTGCGCCTCGACCGAATATTATAAGAACGGGAAGTATCAGCTCGCCGGCGAAGGCAAGTCGCTCGACAGCGCCAGCAACGCCAAATATCTCGAAGATCTCGTGAACCGTTTTCCGATCATCTCGATCGAGGACGGTATGGCCGAGGACGATTGGGCCGGATGGAAAATCTTGACCGACCTCATCGGCAAGCGCGTTCAGCTGGTTGGCGACGATCTCTTCGTGACGAATACGGAGCGCCTCGCCGAAGGTATCGAGAAAGGCATCGCGAACTCGATCCTCGTGAAGGTCAACCAGATCGGCTCATTGTCGGAGACGCTGGACGCTGTGAGCATGGCGCAGCGCGCTGGGTACTCCGCAGTCATGTCGCATCGTTCGGGCGAAACGGAAGACTCGACGATCGCCGATCTCGCGGTCGCGACGAACTGCGGTCAGATCAAGACTGGATCGTTGTCGCGCTCTGACCGTTTGGCGAAATACAACCAGCTCATCCGGATCGAAGAAGAACTCGGCGCCGTCGCAGTTTATGCGGGCCGGTCGATCCTGAAGCGCACGTCGCGATAGCGGAGCCCTAATGAGGTGGCAGCTCGTTGTGCGAGCTGTCGCTCTCAAGCCCGTTAATATGGCTTTTTATTGCTTTTCCTCGCGGTAATGTGACGCCGGAACGCTACTACGTTCCGCGCGTTTCGTTCCCATGAGTGTGAACGTGATGCGTCAAACGAGACCAGTTTCTTTCCGCGGGGCGAGTCACGCGCGGAGGATCAATGATTTCCGCCGCCGTGCTTGGGTACAGCGCCGAGCGTCCGGGCAAAACGTCGAGCCGCCGCGGCCAACGGGCGAGTATATTCCCGGCGAATTTCCTGAGCCGCCGAAATCCAAAGCGTGGGCCTTGCTTCGCCGCGGCGTCGGTCTGGCGTCGGATCTGGTTGTACTCATTCTTGCTGCGCCGTTTTTTGCCGGTTGGTTCCTCTATCGCCTCGTCCGGCGCGTGCTGCGCGGCGAAGACTGATTTCCTGAATGTGATTGGGGCTCGTGTCGCAGCAGCGGAACACGATGCGGACGGATTCGTTTCACCTTGGCAACGAAGAAACCAAAGGATGGAAACCCCATGAAGAAATTCATTGCGGCATGCGCGTTCGCAGCGCTGTTCGGTGCTGCGCCGGCAATCGCAGCTGATACGTCCACGGATAACCAGCCGAGCTCGCCGCAGAGTTCGGGGCCCGGCGTCAAGGGTGACCCGGGCGGGAAAAATGGTCCCGCGATGGACGCGAACGGCAACACTTCTAACAGCGGCGCCGGCACTGGCGAACAGGGCATGTCACCTTCCCAGGACGCGACTGGTGTGAAGGGTGCGCAGGACAGCACTAACGGCCCGTCCAATAAGAAGCCCGGCGATACGTCTAAGTAAAAGCGACTTGAAGGCCCCGGATTCCGGGGCCTTTTTTCATAGGTTAAAACGGTCGGCGGGGCCCCGTGCTCTTTTGAAGAAAGGATTTCCGGGAATGCGCGTTGATATGGCATTGGCCGCGACGCTGCTCATCGCGAGCGTGACGGTTTCATGGGCTCAGGCGGCAACGGCTCAGTCAGCGGATCAATCGCTCCCCGAGAGCATGCGAATTCAGCAAAGCGTGACGCAACAGAATGCGCGCGACGCGGAGCGCGCACTTCAACAAAATTCCCGCACGTCGACTGAGGCTCCCGGAAGTTTCGGCGCACCGGTGGAAACAAAGCGTATCGATCCGGCTGCTCCCAACTCGCAACGTCTTCAGATCGATGATGGCGTGAGCGGAGCGATCCGGAAAAATCCGGACGCGAGCGGGCAGGCCTCCGGCTCGTCCGGAAGCTCCTACAATATGATCCTGCGTGGTGCTCCATCGAATAACGGCGTGAGCACGGGGACATCCGGCGCCGGGCTTCCGGCGCCAGGATCATCGGCTGCCGGGTCTGCGCGCACCGGGGCTGCATCGGGCTCGGGCAGCAGTTCGTCGGGCGGGTCGCACGGTGGCAGCCGCTAGCTGGCTTTCATACGGAGACCCCGTGGTCTTGGGGTCAATTCGTTAATCGATATTAATCATGTCAGCCGCTGGCATGTCGTTTGCTCGTTATCGGCGGTCCCCCCGGCTCGATAGGGCCGGGGTGGGTCGCTTTTTCATGACGAGATGCGGGCGGAGATAGACGTGTTTTTGGATAAACCTCATGCCGAGGCCGTTCAGGATCGGCTCGCCGCGCCGTCGACGAAGCGCGGGATCGATGCCGCAGACATTTTCGCAGCACTTTGGCGGCGTAAGCTTTTCCTGCTGATTTGCGGGCTTTTAGGCGCCGGTTTTGCCGTGACGCTTTCAAAGTTCGTTCCGCACCGGTACGTCGCCACGGCCGAGCTTCTCGTTGATCCGCGGGACCTTCGCCTCCTCGATAAGGAGGTCATGCCACGAGCCGGCGAGTCCGATTCCGGCATCACGGTTGTCGAGAGCCAGGTTCAGGTGCTGTCGTCGAACAGTGTTCTAAAACGAGCCATCAAGGCCTTGGCTCTTCAAAATGACCCGGAGTTCAATGGCACCCAAGGCAACGTTTTGACGACCGCATTGCCCGGGCTCGCCGGGTATTTGAGTTCCGAGCCGAAGGGCGATCGAGAAACTGCGGCCCTGCAGACGTTGCTGCAGCGGATCGGCGTCAAGAGACCGGAGCGGACGTTTGTCATCGAGCTGTCAGTCAGCTCAAACGATCCGAGTAAGTCGGCGCGCATAGCCGACGCCATCATCGCCGCCTATCTCGAGGATCAGGCGCAATATCGTTCGTCCAGCAATGAGGGTGCTGCAGAGGCTCTGGATTCGGGCCTCATGGCGATGAAGGAACAGGTCAACGCCGCGGAAGAAAAAATTGCTGCCTACAAGGCGGCGAACGACCTTGGCCTCGCAAGCGGCAAACTCGTCGTCGAACAGCAGCTGACCGATGCGAACAATCAGTTGGCTCTGGCACGGGCCGCGACGGACCGCATCAAAGCGCAGATCGATGATATTCAAACATCGCGCGCGACGCCCGAGTCGATACCGGAGATCATGGCTTCGCAGACGTTGATCAATTTGAAAAAGCAGCTCGCGACAGTTTCGGCAGAGCGTGCCCGGTTTGCCGCGCAATTGATGCCGAAACATCCCGTGATGGTGACGATGGCTCAACAGGAGCGCGCCGTCAGGTCCGAAATGGACCGCGAGATCCTTCGCGTCCTCGGGAGCATCCGCCATGACTACGAACGAGCCAAGGCCAATGAGCAATCGTTGGCGGATACTGTTCAACGTCTCAAAGGCGAAATGAACGAGGCGGCGAAGGCACAAATCGAGTTGCGCGAATTGGAGCGCAATTTCGAGGTTACGCAGAGCCTTTATCAGCAGTCGGTCGCGCGATCGCGCGAGACGCGCGAGCAGTCGCGGCTCAACACGACGAACGTGCGCATCATCTCGTCAGCGATGCCGCTTCCGGCGCGCGTGTTTCCGCCTCGCGGTGTCGTCCTGGCGATCCTCGGCTTCCTGATCGGGCAGACATTGGCGGCCGCGGCCATCTTGCTTCCTTTGGTGCGAGGCCTTTTCGAGGCGCCCAACACCGCAGGTGCGCCGGGAGCCAGCAGCGACAGCACGTTGCGGTCAGCACGCGAGCGGGATAAGGAAGCTTCGCTAAATACAACGCAAAACGCTCAAACCGTGAGCAAGGTCGAGGTGGCCGTTGACGCCAGTGCCGACGAAATCTCCAGAGGGGCCGTGAGGGCGCCTACACTCGTCAGAGCGAGCAACGGCGTTTCCAAAGACAATGACGTGGCTCCGCTGTCGCCTCGCCGGTTGGTCAGCGACATGCGCGCCGCTTCGCGTGCGGCGCAGACGGTGTGGCTACGCGACGGCACTTCGGCAATGGCATCGCTCGCGCGCATTGCTGCGGTCTCGCCGGATACGGCGTTCGCCGATCACATCCGGACGCTCCACGCTTACCTCGGCGGCCGAGCGAGTTCCGATGCGGTGCGGACGGTTTGGTTCGTCTCCAATCATGGCGTGCCGATAAAGCCTGTCATCGCGCTTGCCTTCGCGCACGCGTGTGTCGCGGAAGGCCAAAAAGTTTTAATCGTTGACGGTGACGTGCGGACACCCGGACTTACCCGCTTGCTGGTCGCCGATGGCGCGTTGAGCGCAAGCACAGCTCAGGCGGCGAGAGGGAAGATCAGCAAGACCCGAGATTCGAACCTCGATCTCCTCATCGTCGACAACCCAGATGCTTCTTCGATCCTCGCGTCGCTGGATGAAGCTAAGCGATCCTACGATGTGGTCATCATCGATGCGAGGGCCGATGCCTTGTCGCGGGATCTCGATGCCGCGAACCAAGTACTTTTCGTTTCATCCAATCGGCCCAACGACACCGTCGCGTTCGACACCGGCGTTGATGGCCTGACGAAGGATATGCCGCGTCTCTGCGGCGCGATCCTCACGGCAAAGGGGCTCGCAAGCCCTACTGCGGCGGTCGCTGCGCATGCCGTCTGAGCTTAGCCGCCGCAGGTTCATCGCCGGGGTGGCCGCTGCTGGCGCTTTTCCGGCATCGAAGTTGGCGCGCGCGGGTGATCAATCGAGGTTCGACGTCGCGGGCAATCAGCTCCGTTTCGGCGGCCGTCCCATTCGTTTGCTGGGTGTCGGCGTCGGTGACCCGGTGTACGTGCGCGGCGAACGACCCATTGGCGATTATGAAGTGCTTGCCCGCGATTGGCGCTCGACCGCCGTGCGGATCAGCGTTCATCCCGGACATTGGCGTCACGACCGACAGCATACACTCGCAGTGCTCGAGCGCGATGTGACCGCTGCACGAGCCGCTGGACTTTTCGTTATTATCGATTGGCATGTGATCGGCTTTCCCGGGCGGTACGCGGAGCCGGTCGATCCCAGTTGGGGTCTGC includes:
- a CDS encoding ParB-like protein: MALWEVMPPLDLWSEPASDLRLAQGFQVRLPRSGVHTRSKSKLVQVAIEDLRPTQMAVGMRAVAAKREKVERRARSRRKLKCFLEERPIPAVLGPGEDFFIIDHHHLSLALLKSDVEEAWIDVVADLSHLPRKRFLRQMTTLGLLHPYDAHGQPVCPSKLPETLKELRADPYRDLAWSVRKAGGFAKSGKPFEEFRWADFFRARIPRVTVRRDFEYAHRHAMRLSASREAVRMPGYIGR
- a CDS encoding DUF992 domain-containing protein encodes the protein MISSPPIARVLAGCAAFAAMAATPLSPSIAAPKIAVGTLTCYGKGGVGLIFGSKQNLRCNFETPISGRTYRYAATITKVGIDIGVKGDSTLVWTVLGPTTDIPSEALEGSYGGVTAGAAVGIGASANALVGGSSQSIILQPVSVEGQTGLNLSAGVAGLTIFKP
- a CDS encoding lysozyme inhibitor LprI family protein — translated: MPRRAAHIPCLLLSLGLASLWLTRPAVAEINCADAGTTVELNFCADKDYQAADKALNAAYANAVDYIRTRGDDEKPYDTASFEKAMRNAQRAWVAYRDADCKDLVAQEWSGGTGATAAILGCMTQKTVQRTKELKDRYSEH
- a CDS encoding thiol-disulfide oxidoreductase DCC family protein — translated: MPFTAYSYRDDPAVPNFDDSRPLIIFDGLCVLCSSGVQWMLDRDPGGQSQFAVIQDALPAALYRHYNLDAEAFDTFMVLSQGRPYTKWAGVLAAAQTLPQPWRGLGFAGQIIPSAIGDPIYDWVQRNRLRWFGSRDTCRRPSVAEKLRFLVT
- a CDS encoding pirin family protein; the protein is MSWLKDNDPIPGDCRSCDAIEQVIVPRARDLGGFEVRRALPSAQRQMIGPFIFFDQMGPAQFLSGQGIDVRPHPHIGLATVTYLFEGEMMHRDSLGSSLAIRPGEVNLMTAGRGIVHSERTAPDTRMSGQDMFGIQAWMALPKSHEESAPAFAHHDVSALPRLEGEGKRVRLIVGSLYGETSPAAFPHDCFYAEAVLAPGAILPLDPDYDERAVYLASGRVDIGGQTFEGGQLLVFKPGDRISILAETNARLMLLGGEPMDGPRHIWWNFVSSSQERIDSAKEDWRQGRFAIVPGDETEFIPLPENR
- the queF gene encoding preQ(1) synthase, with translation MAAEKPGATQLGKQVGIPDSPETAQLDRVANPHVDTNYLARFTAPEFTSLCPVTGQPDFAHLVIDYVPGAWLLESKSLKLYLASFRNHGAFHEDCTVAIGKRIANLIEPKFLRIGGYWYPRGGIPIDVFWQTGTPPKDVWLPDQGVQPYRGRG
- a CDS encoding 6-carboxytetrahydropterin synthase, with the protein product MQIYKEFRFEAAHFLPSAAPGTPNARVHGHSFRARIVVEGEPGPATGYIFHFDELSAALRETEDALDHRMLNDIDGLAAPTLERIAVWIWNRLSNRIPGLCQVEVHRDSCSEGCIYRGPSPEARLAAE
- the queE gene encoding 7-carboxy-7-deazaguanine synthase, with the protein product MYAIKEIFYTLQGEGANAGTPAVFCRFAGCNLWTGREQDRAKAVCQFCDTDFVGMDGEGGGRFETAAALADACRRAAPQSNHSILVVLTGGEPMLQVDQQLVDALHAQGFRIAIETNGTLPVLETIDWICVSPKVGSDLKQRHGHELKLVFPQEGGDPARYLELDFEERFLQPMDGPDQHANTLAAIAYCKANPAWRLSVQTHKILGIP
- the queC gene encoding 7-cyano-7-deazaguanine synthase QueC, which codes for MPETSALVLFSGGQDSTVCLAWALDRYDRVETVGFSYGQRHSVELEQRDIIRSKLAHLGAAGRRLGGDTVLELPALQSISDTALTRETEITFAATGLPTTFVPGRNLLFLTYAAALGYRRGIATLVGGMCETDFSGYPDCRNDTIQAMAQSLSLGLATPVAIETPLMFIDKAGTWELASKLGGDDLIQIILEDTHTCYLGDRTNRHEWGYGCGACPACDLRAKGWTEWRTRANRELS